The following coding sequences are from one Halobellus litoreus window:
- a CDS encoding IS5 family transposase has protein sequence MQTLPKSRLLRFVEEAFQLAQRAVSRYSSKFSKQHYTLHQHIVLLCLKVRKDTTYRTLLDELIEMPRIRNAINLTELPAPSTLCKAFDRLDMAVWRVLLNLSVSLLPTNGVAGIDASGFDRSHASKHYTKRAELTIQQLKVTLLVDSKVNAILDLHVTTTRKHDSQIAPSLIKRNPETIDILLGDKGYDDQKIRRLARQHEIRPLIKHREFTSLHKAWNTRLDADLYGQRSQSETVNSTLKRKYGAFVRSRRWWKQFRELALACIVHNLDQAI, from the coding sequence ATGCAGACCCTCCCAAAGTCTCGGTTGCTCCGGTTTGTCGAGGAAGCCTTTCAGTTAGCGCAACGTGCCGTATCTCGATACTCCTCGAAGTTCTCGAAGCAACACTACACGCTCCATCAGCACATCGTTCTCCTGTGTCTCAAAGTTCGAAAGGATACGACGTATCGAACACTTCTCGACGAACTCATCGAGATGCCCCGTATTCGGAACGCGATCAATCTCACTGAACTGCCTGCCCCATCGACACTGTGCAAAGCGTTCGATAGACTTGATATGGCTGTCTGGCGAGTGCTTCTCAATCTCTCTGTATCACTGCTCCCGACCAATGGCGTTGCGGGGATCGATGCTTCGGGATTCGACCGCAGTCACGCTTCCAAACACTACACGAAACGAGCCGAACTCACGATTCAGCAACTCAAAGTAACACTGCTAGTCGATTCCAAAGTGAACGCAATCCTTGATCTACACGTGACGACGACACGAAAACACGATAGCCAGATCGCTCCTTCGTTGATCAAACGCAACCCCGAGACTATCGACATCCTGCTCGGTGACAAAGGCTACGACGACCAGAAGATCAGACGGCTTGCCCGTCAACACGAGATTCGGCCACTAATCAAGCATCGTGAGTTCACATCGCTTCACAAGGCATGGAATACACGCTTAGACGCTGACCTCTACGGCCAACGGAGTCAATCAGAGACAGTTAACTCAACGCTCAAGCGGAAGTACGGCGCGTTCGTCCGTTCACGACGCTGGTGGAAGCAGTTCCGTGAACTCGCACTTGCGTGTATTGTCCACAATCTTGACCAAGCAATCTAA